Proteins encoded within one genomic window of Scheffersomyces stipitis CBS 6054 chromosome 3, complete sequence:
- the ELM3 gene encoding conserved hypothetical protein (similar to ELMO3 Engulfment and cell motility): MSSETYKAILKITGIVVSGGIFVAKEDSLDKYLPVFESLIEYLDVIDIVTHKLYLQDSKITYNSIKLVTDLINKALRFKYDGIITLAGRMKHVTFFSTVGNLIETDDKSILDATEYLKIAYYNLNEYLNNSRFDLSIKSHQVMLNNLFIYLEVSLNEYGTPATTEEYIKAGFTENPRNFVIENFSLLLAMNLKIFLKDPNFTFKKRFHEELMMSNHSRTFPLFLFMDRCTQMWIDIFHRKDKYPFIYSSVLSWELMIYYTMNNCLILWQETKAQLDNGSDIDKIFQLLLSNIDSLEIEMSKKLKSVEDCLDITSSKTGEEMRRTQVLRIKDQQMNQWKPKFTEFNKVLATEVLDFVSEQRVIQLLKGSWYYFLTLAPNRTAIYYKEYLEKPALNPSYEELEGRAIRLRDIHEFSSTKVGEHIGEEEKRHNSMLISIKGTISYERITLLGENNKKLLSFYTDTEVNKYVWLDGLKMLKGMFSPGQLSNDTQRQIELLIDIRRNTQLLALENKSVKPSATDDDEDDEYYDLDELTAITDNFHYR; the protein is encoded by the exons GACTCACTCGATAAGTACTTGCCTGTGTTCGAGTCGTTGATCGAGTACTTGGACGTTATCGATATCGTCACTCACAAGCTCTATCTCCAAGACAGCAAGATTACATACAACTCCATAAAGTTGGTCACggacttgatcaacaaggCACTTAGGTTCAAGTATGATGGGATCATCACTTTAGCGGGTCGAATGAAGCATGTCACCTTTTTCAGCACCGTAGGCAACCTCATTGAGACTGACGACAAGTCCATCTTAGATGCCACCGAGTATCTCAAGATCGCATActacaacttgaacgaatATTTGAACAACTCCAGATTCGACTTGTCCATTAAGTCACACCAGGTCATGTTGAACAACCTCTTTATCTACTTGGAAGTGTCGTTAAACGAGTACGGCACACCAGCTACGACCGAAGAATATATCAAAGCGGGCTTCACCGAAAATCCGCGTAATTTTGTCATCGAAAATTTCTCGTTATTGTTGGCCATGAACctcaagatcttcttgaaagacCCTAATTTCACATTCAAAAAGAGGTTCCATGAAGAGTTGATGATGAGCAACCATTCTAGGACCTTTCCattattcttgttcatgGACAGATGTACCCAGATGTGGATCGACATATTTCACAGAAAAGACAAGTACCcctttatatattcttctgtGTTGAGCTGGGAGTTAATGATATACTACACCATGAACAACTGCTTGATCTTGTGGCAGGAAACAAAGGCACAACTAGACAACGGACTGGACATTGATAAGATCTTCCAGTTGCTCCTTTCAAACATAGACTCATTGGAAATCGAGATGtccaagaaattgaagtcCGTGGAGGATTGTCTTGATATAACTTCATCTAAGACTGGCGAAGAAATGAGACGTACCCAAGTATTGCGAATTAAGGACCAGCAGATGAATCAATGGAAGCCCAAATTCACcgagttcaacaaagtATTGGCTACAGAAGTGTTAGACTTTGTGTCGGAGCAAAGAGTAATACAGTTGCTTAAGGGTTCTTGG TATTACTTCCTTACCCTTGCACCTAACAGAACAGCCATTTACTATAAGGAATACCTTGAAAAGCCTGCGTTAAATCCATCCTACGAAGAATTAGAAGGCAGAGCCATCCGTCTAAGAGATATACATGAATTCAGCTCTACAAAGGTCGGTGAGCACataggagaagaagaaaagagacaCAACAGTATGCTAATTTCCATCAAGGGGACGATTTCCTACGAGAGAATCACGCTATTAGgagaaaacaacaagaaattgttAAGTTTCTATACCGACACAGAAGTCAACAAGTACGTTTGGCTAGATGGCCTTAAAATGTTAAAGGGGATGTTCAGTCCTGGCCAATTGTCAAACGACACCCAAAGACAGATAGAATTATTAATTGACATAAGAAGAAACACCCAGTTGCTTGCATTAGAAAATAAAAGCGTCAAACCGTCCGCGACTGACGATGATGAGGATGACGAGTACTATGACTTGGACGAGTTGACGGCTATTACGGACAATTTCCACTATAGATAg
- the SPS23 gene encoding Glucose 1-dehydrogenase peroxisomal 2,4- dienoyl-CoA reductase (peroxisomal 2,4- dienoyl-CoA reductase Glucose 1-dehydrogenase (BACTERIAL)~go_function oxidoreductase activity~go_process metabolism): protein MAFNFTDKVVIVTGGLSGIGLAATIKLLDAGAKVIIGDIQDAEAAKPIVEGIIAKTGKKDVVHFQIDVTNYDQNQAMIDFAVKTFGDLHHVFANAGINKHSYAHEMSFDLWKKVLDVNLNSVFALDKLAIKYWLENDKKGSIVNTSSMLSNIANLGMAHYCASKAGVKLLTKSLAVEYGRKGIRVNAVDPAYIKTPLLDILPQDQYDALVSLHPIGRLGEPEEVASAVLFLLSDEASYVNGASLLVDGAYTAQ, encoded by the coding sequence ATGgctttcaacttcactGACAAGGTTGTTATCGTCACCGGCGGTCTTTCCGGTATTGGTCTTGCTGCTACCATCAAGTTGCTTGACGCTGGCGCTAAAGTTATCATCGGTGATATTCAAGACGCTGAGGCTGCCAAGCCAATCGTAGAAGGTATCATCGCTAAGACTGGCAAGAAGGATGTTGTCCACTTCCAAATCGATGTCACCAACTATGACCAAAACCAGGCCATGATTGACTTTGCTGTCAAGACCTTTGGTGACTTGCATCATGTTTTCGCCAACGCTGGTATCAATAAGCACTCCTACGCTCACGAAATGTCCTTCGACTTGTGGaagaaagttcttgatgtcaACTTGAATTCTGTCTTCGCTTTGGACAAGCTCGCTATCAAGTACTGGTTGGAGAACGACAAGAAGGGTTCTATTGTAAACACCTCCTCTATGCTCTCTAACATTGCCAACTTGGGTATGGCCCACTACTGTGCATCTAAGGCTGGTGTAAAGCTTTTGACCAAATCTTTGGCAGTTGAATACGGTAGAAAGGGTATCAGAGTCAACGCTGTCGACCCAGCCTACATCAAGACTCCATTATTGGACATCTTACCACAAGACCAATATGACGCTTTGGTCTCCTTGCATCCAATTGGTAGATTAGGtgagccagaagaagttgcttCTGCTGTCctattcttgttgtctGACGAAGCATCGTATGTTAACGGTGCCTCCTTGTTAGTTGACGGTGCTTACACTGCACAATAA
- the CTA4.2 gene encoding zinc finger transcription factor (CTA4-like zinc finger transcription factor (CTA4) (HAP1) (CIP1)~go_component nucleus~go_function transcription factor activity; zinc ion binding~go_process regulation of transcription, DNA-dependent), whose product MTAKTRQRKSYSCINCRDKKRKCDRGKPCSSCVRSGIASTCKYNTPTLTVLGPASILYDNENASSLEPEGEDDIRDFLRLKNPVGIPGGKINFFKLLCNNLIEPDYNVFSWINVYKSDPGMRIYLKNLPSNSKLFVEQVVVDDFHRDDIFKGLLNLELDELYRRSVGPDSENKIIHNEEELLLAIRSVLPNTVIIATHVEKFFSELYPGFPFLDESAFRKRLMRMGNGPRITDENDWAIIGILLIMVRISYLSSLWNISGSDRLGAVANRADYELVSSATIGPEFIRLARSCLKQYDLQSRNSLWVLQCNIFLQIYERVSPEEGECATGKSSQIIHASLIQHALSLKLHIDPDLLPQLYGKNEKYKNLVRKIWHFLVSYDYFDSISYGNYPSTTKMVFNTRLPTHIEGNENIQDTKLEKEVLGSFEFLDFTYGPVHDLLVDIQSLKTDHKIERIVFLATAIESTIASIIGQVDTFFSVETNPSTDKGIRFALFLYLKFFLLTIFSYLQSYYERTKQYETAFFYFKKVLIIGSYEILPAMFRLVGSFGDHFKKETFMLTPQIIQLSCHRLIITLVSAFIRIEITLKSNGQELSGLHGVKIKVLQILHLFLVNASALSIYVHYTWRVKKALEFALRKIFDGQLYKLQNLTELEISKAELKISKEQVADLDKALQSALLAIEKAWKPSLPIPFASIDNLDYIYGPKNRAPFEAYDRSEPDRMWYKVSSCMSNGSNSKISRNNIPNKLQLNNVEYDFNIFKGMTFVEQG is encoded by the coding sequence ATGACAGCCAAAACTAGACAGAGAAAGTCGTATCTGTGTATCAATTGCAGAGATAAGAAACGCAAGTGTGATAGAGGAAAGCcctgttcttcttgtgtAAGGCTGGGAATAGCTTCAACATGTAAATACAACACACCGACACTTACCGTGCTAGGACCAGCGTCCATCTTATATGATAACGAAAATGCTTCCAGTCTAGAACCAGAAGGTGAAGATGATATAAGAGACTTCTTGAGACTCAAGAATCCTGTCGGAATACCTGGAGgcaagatcaacttcttcaagctcttgTGCAACAACTTGATAGAGCCAGATTACAATGTGTTTTCGTGGATTAATGTCTACAAATCGGACCCGGGAATGAGGatctacttgaagaacctTCCTCTGAATAGCAAGCTCTTTGTAGAACAAGTAGTAGTAGACGACTTCCACAGAGACGATATTTTCAAGGGTCTTCTCAATCTTGAATTGGACGAATTGTACAGACGGTCGGTGGGCCCGGACCTGGAGAACAAGATAATACACAACGAAGAGGAATTGCTACTCGCCATCAGATCAGTATTGCCAAATACCGTAATTATAGCAACCCATGTGGAAAAGTTCTTCTCTGAACTATACCCCGGTTTTCCATTTTTAGATGAAAGCGCATTTAGGAAAAGGCTAATGAGAATGGGTAATGGACCTCGAATAACAGACGAGAATGACTGGGCCATCATTGGTATATTACTTATAATGGTGAGAATAAGCTATTTGTCCAGTCTCTGGAACATATCTGGCAGTGATAGGTTAGGAGCTGTTGCAAACAGAGCCGACTACGAGCTTGTACTGTCGGCTACTATAGGCCCTGAATTTATTCGATTagcaagaagttgtttaAAGCAATATGATCTCCAGTCTAGAAATTCGTTGTGGGTTCTACAATGCAATATCTTCCTCCAGATCTATGAGCGGGTTTCGCCTGAGGAAGGAGAGTGTGCTACAGGAAAAAGCAGTCAAATCATTCATGCCTCGTTGATTCAGCATGCACTATCATTAAAGCTCCACATTGACCCAGACTTGCTCCCTCAGCTATACGGCAAGAatgaaaagtacaagaatCTCGTGAGAAAGATTTGGCATTTCCTCGTTTCTTATGATTATTTTGATAGTATTAGCTACGGCAATTATCCTTCGACTACAAAAATGGTGTTTAATACAAGGCTACCAACTCATATTGAAGGAAATGAGAATATTCAGGATacaaagttggaaaaggaagttCTTGGTTCGTTTGAATTTCTCGACTTCACTTATGGACCAGTGCATGACCTTTTAGTTGATATCCAGAGCTTGAAAACCGATCATAAAATTGAGAGAATAGTTTTTCTTGCAACTGCAATAGAGTCTACTATTGCTTCAATaattggacaagttgataCCTTTTTTTCTGTTGAAACGAATCCCAGTACAGATAAAGGAATTAGATTTGCTCTCTTTCTATACCTcaagttctttcttttAACAATTTTTTCTTATCTACAGCTGTATTATGAGAGGACTAAGCAGTATGAAACGGCATttttctacttcaagaaagtatTAATTATTGGATCTTATGAAATATTGCCAGCAATGTTTAGATTGGTTGGTTCATTTGGAGACCacttcaagaaagagacaTTCATGTTGACTCCCCAGATTATCCAATTGTCATGTCACAGACTAATCATTACCTTAGTTTCAGCATTTATTCGAATCGAAATTACTTTGAAGAGCAATGGTCAGGAGCTATCAGGTCTACATGGGGTAAAGATCAAAGTATTGCAGATACTTCATTTGTTTCTTGTCAACGCGTCTGCGTTGAGTATCTATGTACATTATACGTGGAGAGTGAAAAAGGCACTAGAATTTGCATTGAGGAAGATTTTTGACGGACAGCTCtacaaacttcaaaattTGACAGAATTAGAGATATCAAAGgcagaattgaaaattctgAAGGAACAAGTTGCTGATTTAGACAAGGCATTACAATCAGCTCTTCTAGCAATAGAGAAAGCTTGGAAACCTTCActtccaattccatttGCGTCGATTGATAACTTGGATTACATTTACGGACCTAAAAACAGAGCACCCTTCGAAGCGTATGATCGATCCGAACCAGATAGAATGTGGTACAAAGTTTCTAGTTGCATGAGTAATGGGTCCAATCTGAAGATTAGTCGAAATAATATTCCTAATAAGCTACAACTAAACAACGTTGAATAtgacttcaacatcttcaaaggGATGACATTTGTGGAACAGGGCTAG
- the DRS1 gene encoding nucleolar DEAD-box protein required for synthesis of 60S ribosomal subunits (ATP-dependent RNA helicase nucleolar DEAD-box protein required for synthesis of 60S ribosomal subunits~go_function nucleic acid binding; helicase activity; ATP binding) — protein sequence FIFSLDGIETTSKFDGWDFSVDRNANEVANKEVDLDGILRRKGGLVSLAGSDAQKEEEVEDEEEEENDEDIQNEDEDEGEEELALDGFGMGAEEKVIDEEDEEDEEDENDKSDGEDDKDTEVEVSEEGEEENDEDTAEAMAEFYADEKETKSAKSQVHTTFQTLQLSRPVLKGLSQLGYTKPSPIQSASIPIALLGRDIVAGAVTGSGKTAAYMIPIIERLLYKPSKVASTRVIVLTPTRELAIQVGDVGKKIGQFVNNLNFGLAVGGLNLRQQEQQLKSRPDVVIATPGRLIDHIRNSPSFSIDSLEVLVIDEADRMLDEGFQVELTEILSLIPKNKRQTLLFSATMNTKIQDLIQLSLQRPVRIMIDPPKTAATKLTQEFVRIRKRDHLKPALLFQLLKKLDPAQQSRIVVFVSRKESAHKLRIVLGLLGMKVSELHGSLTQEQRLNNVNDFKKLIVPVLICTDLAARGLDIPKIEIVINYDMPKSHEVYLHRVGRTARAGRDGTSISFVGESTSDRNIVKDAIKSLEGGEVKGKAVSRNIDWVDVEQLNKIVESKQEIIEEVLDEEKQAKEILQAEMQLAKASNMMKHEKEIQSRPKRTWFESEKDKKKHQTEVMQQLTKHGKKVNSKKRKAIEVKKDDGGRSYKKTKVDRITDQKRNPKAKIGNGSSK from the coding sequence TTTATTTTCTCGTTAGATGGGATTGAAACTACTTCTAAGTTCGACGGTTGGGACTTCAGTGTCGACAGAAATGCAAACGAGGTTGCGAACAAGGAAGTTGACTTGGATGGAATCttgagaagaaaaggtGGTTTAGTCAGTTTGGCTGGATCAGATGCTcaaaaggaagaggaagtagaagatgaggaagaagaagaaaatgatgaagatatccaaaatgaagatgaggatgaaggtgaagaagaactcgCTTTGGATGGTTTTGGAATGGGCGCAGAAGAGAAGGTcattgatgaagaggatgaagaggatgaagaggatgaaaatgacaagTCAGATGGTGAGGACGACAAGGACACCGAGGTTGAGGTCTCTGAAGAGGgcgaagaagagaatgatGAGGATACTGCTGAAGCTATGGCAGAATTCTATGCtgatgaaaaagaaacCAAATCGGCCAAATCACAGGTGCACACAACGTTCCAGACATTGCAGTTATCCAGACCTGTGTTGAAGGGTTTATCGCAACTCGGTTATACCAAGCCATCTCCAATTCAATCTGCCTCGATTCCAATTGCATTATTGGGAAGAGATATCGTTGCTGGTGCCGTCACTGGTTCCGGTAAGACTGCCGCATACATGATCCCAATCATTGAAAGATTATTGTACAAGCCCAGCAAAGTTGCATCTACTAGAGTAATTGTGTTGACTCCTACCAGAGAACTTGCCATTCAAGTCGGTGatgttggaaagaagattggaCAATTtgtcaacaacttgaactttgGTTTGGCTGTTGGTGGTCTTAACTTAAGACAGCAAGAGCAACAATTGAAGTCCAGACCAGATGTAGTTATTGCTACTCCAGGTAGATTAATTGACCATATTAGAAATTCTCCCTCGTTTTCGATCGATTCGTTGGAAGTGTTGGTCATTGACGAAGCCGATCGTATGCTTGACGAAGGTTTCCAGGTCGAATTGACAGAAATTTTGTCCCTCATACCGAAGAACAAGAGACAGACCTTGTTATTCTCGGCTACTATGAATACCAAGATTCAGGATTTAATCCAATTGTCTCTTCAGAGACCAGTTCGTATTATGATTGATCCACCAAAAACTGCTGCTACCAAGTTGACCCAGGAATTCGTTCGTATTAGGAAAAGAGACCATTTGAAGCCAGCCctacttttccaattgttgaagaaattagaTCCAGCACAGCAGAGTAGAATAGTGGTATTTGTTTCGAGAAAGGAATCTGCCCACAAGTTAAGAATCGTGTTGGGTTTGTTGGGAATGAAGGTTTCTGAATTGCATGGTTCTTTGACACAGGAACAACGTCTTAATAATGTTAATGATTTCAAAAAGTTGATTGTTCCAGTATTGATCTGTACCGATTTAGCTGCCAGAGGTTTGGATATTCCGAAGATCGAAATTGTCATCAACTACGACATGCCAAAGTCGCACGAAGTATACTTGCATAGAGTTGGTAGAACTGCAAGAGCTGGTAGAGATGGTACATCCATATCGTTTGTAGGAGAATCTACCCTGGACAGAAATATTGTTAAAGATGCTATAAAGTCGTTGGAAGGAGGAGAAGTCAAAGGTAAAGCAGTTTCTCGTAATATCGATTGGGTCGATGTCGAGCAATTGAATAAGATTGTTGAGTCTAAGCAAGAGATCATCGAAGAAGTATTAGACGAAGAAAAGCAAGCCAAGGAGATACTTCAGGCAGAAATGCAGTTGGCCAAGGCTAGCAACATGATGAAGCACGAAAAAGAGATCCAGTCTCGTCCAAAGAGAACCTGGTTTGAGTCTGAaaaggacaagaagaagcaccAAACTGAAGTCATGCAACAATTGACCAAGCACGGCAAGAAGGTCAAttcgaagaagagaaaggcCATCGAAGTGAAGAAGGATGATGGAGGAAGATCGTACAAGAAAACTAAGGTTGACAGAATAACAGACCAGAAACGTAACCCCAAGGCCAAAATAGGCAATGGGTCATCTAAG
- the SYS1 gene encoding Integral membrane protein (involved in transport between the late Golgi and endosome), translating into NMIFSNGYTRILGNYQSNDITNPSKLLFQIVILQCFYYISALVIFYLVASLNGYDFKMDWIFSWELVASDNAMGLILFAMWLFDSLLCVLFVTIIVGRSKLAWDFAITVHIINLIVVWLYSRHFPTSILWWCLQVLSAVILVTLSTYSTRWKELRTTFFDNMLDQQELGQVRHDSNAPIEMNVLPKVPESSSSST; encoded by the coding sequence aatatgATATTCTCCAACGGATATACGAGGATATTGGGAAACTACCAATCAAACGATATCACCAATCCTTCCAAACTTCTCTTTCAGATAGTCATTCTACAATGTTTCTACTATATATCGGCATTAGTGATTTTCTACTTAGTGGCGTCTCTTAATGGGTACGACTTTAAGATGGACTGGATTTTCCTGTGGGAATTGGTGGCACTGGACAACGCCATGGGTTTGATTCTTTTTGCCATGTGGTTGtttgattctcttctttgtgTGTTGTTCGTTACAATTATTGTAGGCAGATCGAAATTGGCCTGGGACTTCGCCATTACTGTACACATCATTAATTTGATTGTGGTGTGGTTGTATTCGCGTCATTTTCCCACGTCTATCTTGTGGTGGTGCTTGCAAGTATTGAGTGCCGTCATCTTGGTGACGTTATCGACATATCTGACTCGTTGGAAAGAGTTGAGGACTACCTTCTTCGACAACATGCTTGACCAACAGGAATTAGGTCAGGTGCGTCATGACTCGAATGCTCCTATAGAGATGAACGTTCTCCCCAAGGTGCCGGAACTGTCTCTGTCACTGACATAA